From the genome of Aspergillus chevalieri M1 DNA, chromosome 8, nearly complete sequence, one region includes:
- a CDS encoding protein kinase domain-containing protein (COG:T;~EggNog:ENOG410PND7;~InterPro:IPR000719,IPR011009;~go_function: GO:0004672 - protein kinase activity [Evidence IEA];~go_function: GO:0005524 - ATP binding [Evidence IEA];~go_process: GO:0006468 - protein phosphorylation [Evidence IEA]) → MNLVDCLLYPLWRLVAISNLFPLPPRQHGPNRPRSGSPSSDDTTVGTDQPFPTALVYPISEASQIDGFPSTRLMDGASLPPPRSLGVSDTNGPAKDLAEQLRKARIEDIGGNFHFYISRQTTRDLINKSTVTDILAQHIKDRKALQRTVRKTCKRGKALFAILVLVGKEAEMELFFKDDIFDDQLPLRRRDQDNEFNLWTEDGKPVTATGHWKSKHREKFYSFQWWFLAPVFKDLMHYELSNNASLPTVPLLPEESHLVPLSGGFSDVFFVRFHPAQMEWSEVVDLESKGPLCAVKRLHQSDKDEFKREQQILLRLTPKKDRHLIKLLSTFRKDGKWHLIFPFADSNLRAYWDCRPTPDFDRDTVLWSLTQMTGIARALARIHELTITVNVTDHDPVDSPNGTTRKKKRYETLYGRHGDIKPENFLWFQHAVGVTDPRGVLQLADFGLGRLHGQHNSREQTPANDVPCSPTYEPPEYRIGKYVSQAYDMWSLGCVLLEFVTWLVLGAKEVYNFADYRGEFSPRTGINDDNFYTITSDTTAVVRTQVLDWVNRLHRHKRSSRLMHDLLHLITEHLIVVEPSARIESKKLYQELNRVLDKATKNDDYALTPMPACHNKCAMK, encoded by the exons ATGAATCTTGTCGATTGTCTTCTATACCCGCTTTGGCGTCTCGTGGCTATATCGAATCTCTTTCCCCTTCCACCGAGACAACATGGTCCCAATCGTCCTCGGAGCGGGTCGCCGTCCAGTGATGATACCACAGTCGGCACCGATCAACCGTTTCCCACTGCCCTCGTATATCCGATCAGCGAAGCTTCACAGATTGATGGTTTCCCCTCGACGAGATTgatggatggggcctcgttgCCCCCTCCTCGATCCCTAGGAGTCTCCGACACCAACGGCCCGGCAAAAGACCTCGCCGAACAGCTTAGAAAAGCTCGAATTGAAGACATCGGAGGAAATTTCCATTTCTACATCTCACGACAAACGACGCGCGATCTCATCAACAAAAGTACCGTCACGGACATCCTTGCCCAGCATATCAAAGATCGAAAGGCTCTACAGCGAACTGTCAGGAAAACTTGTAAACGCGGGAAAGCCCTATTTGCCATTCTCGTGCTGGTTGGGAAGGAAGCTGAGATGGAGCTGTTCTTCAAGGATGACATCTTTGATGACCAGCTTCCCCTTCGACGACGTGATCAAGATAACGAATTCAACCTCTGGACGGAGGACGGGAAACCGGTGACGGCCACTGGACATTGGAAGAGCAAACATCGAGAGAAGTTCTATTCGTTCCAATGGTGGTTCCTGGCACCCGTCTTTAAGGACCTCATGCATTACGAGCTTTCCAATAATGCCAGTTTACCCACCGTGCCGTTGCTGCCAGAAGAGAGCCATCTAGTCCCGCTGAGTGGCGGATTCAGCGATGTCTTTTTTGTCCGTTTTCATCCCGCGCAGATGGAATGGAGCGAAGTCGTCGATCTGGAG TCCAAAGGACCACTGTGTGCAGTGAAACGCCTCCACCAGTCCGACAAAGACGAATTCAAACGAGAGCAACAAATTCTCCTTCGGCTGACCCCCAAGAAAGACCGCCATCTCATCAAGCTGCTGTCCACCTTCCGAAAAGACGGGAAATGGCACCTGATCTTCCCCTTTGCCGACTCCAACCTCCGTGCATACTGGGATTGCCGTCCTACCCCTGATTTCGACCGAGATACCGTCCTTTGGTCCCTCACGCAAATGACTGGCATCGCACGTGCTCTCGCTAGGATACACGAACTCACCATCACGGTCAACGTCACCGATCATGATCCAGTGGATTCACCCAACGGCACCACCCGCAAGAAGAAACGGTATGAAACGCTCTACGGTCGGCATGGAGATATCAAACCTGAAAACTTCCTCTGGTTCCAGCATGCTGTCGGCGTCACCGACCCAAGAGGAGTTCTCCAACTGGCCGACTTTGGCCTAGGACGACTACATGGCCAACACAACTCTCGAGAGCAAACACCCGCCAACGACGTGCCTTGCTCGCCGACCTATGAGCCCCCCGAGTATAGGATTGGGAAATATGTCTCCCAGGCCTATGACATGTGGAGCCTTGGCTGCGTCCTGTTGGAATTCGTGACATGGCTCGTTCTCGGTGCGAAGGAGGTTTACAACTTCGCCGACTACCGCGGTGAATTCTCCCCTCGCACCGGGATCAACGACGACAACTTCTACACCATTACTTCGGACACGACAGCAGTGGTCCGAACACAGGTTCTCGACTGGGTGAATCGGCTGCATCGCCACAAACGCTCTTCACGACTCATGCatgatcttcttcatcttatCACAGAGCATCTGATTGTGGTTGAACCGAGCGCCCGAATCGAATCAAAGAAACTGTACCAAGAGTTGAACCGAGTGCTCGACAAAGCTACTAAGAATGATGACTACGCCTTGACGCCAATGCCAGCCTGCCATAATAAATGCGCAATGAAGTAG
- a CDS encoding uncharacterized protein (COG:S;~EggNog:ENOG410Q24H;~TransMembrane:2 (i98-119o139-159i)) produces the protein MLENIIRVRDVYQEWCFEHSLSRDHLGLLVEFDEHISDVKRDIQRVEVLKERLQSTIRLLTDLLSYEEACMLKSLALESHNEGIVTSQLAFQSTKDAAAVKVLTIISLIYLPTTIVANFFSTEFVKANNGKMEISPQSWVLPAVALPLTSLTLCLWWLCVRFSPPVHTGDKGLLSLRRRVRDIAAGKDSSDLEEGLQQKEREYKTPPRRQTMEVAGVGSKPQAKMD, from the exons ATGCTGGAGAATATTATTCGTGTCCGTGATGTCTATCAGGAATGGTGCTTTGAACACAGTTTATCTCGGGATCATCTTGGTTTATTGGTGGAGTTTGATGAGCATATCTCTGATGTTAAGAGGGATATTCAGCGGGTTGAAGTGTTGAAAGAGAGACTGCAGTCTACTATTCGGCTG TTAACCGATCTACTATCCTACGAAGAAGCATGCATGTTGAAGAGTTTGGCGTTGGAGTCCCACAACGAAGGAATAGTGACATCTCAACTGGCA TTTCAAAGCACCAAAGATGCGGCCGCGGTCAAAGTGTTGACTATCATTAGCCTGATCTACCTTCCCACCACGATAGTGGCT AATTTCTTCTCAACAGAATTTGTCAAGGCCAACAATGGAAAAATGGAAATTTCCCCTCAATCATGGGTTCTCCCCGCAGTCGCACTGCCCCTTACCAGCCTCACTCTTTGTCTGTGGTGGTTGTGTGTGCGATTCTCACCGCCAGTTCACACTGGCGATAAGGGGTTACTCAGTCTACGCAGGAGAGTGCGGGATATCGCCGCAGGAAAAGACTCTTCCGATCTAGAAGAGGGACTgcagcaaaaggaaagagaataCAAAACCCCTCCGCGGCGACAGACGATGGAGGTAGCAGGGGTTGGGTCCAAACCGCAGGCTAAGATGGACTAG
- a CDS encoding uncharacterized protein (COG:S;~EggNog:ENOG410Q1KJ) — protein sequence MDVPFLLRRTGGLTNLHLGLAHEWEEQMFYEHSDCLAEGLGLVSSTVERLSVGLEYHPCYCGESHGDDEMEERRSPLHGILTRFTRLQVAEVPITFLLGFNPDYAANLDGSVLPDTLRESVLRNDLVNLAGFEWYDGDILDSIKMFLTHSRHSTPLLRKITCRRWKRKYSEDWPDEDFQMQLACKDIGIDFNIVVDHLSSGLWNERK from the coding sequence ATGGATGTTCCATTTTTACTCCGCCGCACTGGGGGTCTGACGAATCTCCATCTGGGACTAGCACATGAGTGGGAGGAGCAAATGTTCTATGAGCATAGTGATTGTCTTGCGGAGGGACTGGGATTGGTCAGTTCTACGGTCGAGAGACTTTCTGTTGGTCTTGAATACCACCCATGCTACTGTGGCGAATCTCATGGCGATGATGAGATGGAGGAAAGGAGGAGCCCATTGCATGGGATTTTGACCCGATTTACTCGTCTACAAGTGGCAGAGGTGCCTATTACCTTTCTCCTTGGATTCAACCCCGACTATGCAGCCAACCTGGATGGCTCCGTTTTGCCTGATACTCTGAGAGAATCGGTTTTGCGGAATGATCTAGTCAATTTGGCCGGGTTCGAATGGTATGACGGCGATATCCTTGACTCCATCAAAATGTTCTTGACACATTCAAGACACTCGACACCCCTACTCCGCAAGATTACATGTCGGCGATGGAAACGAAAGTATAGTGAGGATTGGCCTGATGAAGATTTCCAGATGCAGCTGGCTTGCAAAGACATTGGTATTGATTTCAACATTGTTGTTGATCATCTTTCGTCTGGTTTATGGAATGAACGGAAATGA
- a CDS encoding uncharacterized protein (COG:S;~EggNog:ENOG410PK9X): MTSQPLQQPNAIWSADLPSRESPLTEDDMQQMASNTEHGLAMIKTALDRQQLGFIVSEKVIKAAASNERYAVEILELLMKNGGSEVAITTDIVCAAAGNSLSAVGYLFQLPGRSFPTLENSLLAAVSFEDNRAAKMCASIVKQFPEAQISSRVLEAACTKFKVMQVLLDQPCDHLPIQEIIRKIARGNYDEAQVVQLLLDRKHLVVDEWAMGTLAANGSAFEIIITSQPDAPVTHNVLLQAASNDESMDILLENRLDDVVITEEVMIVAAKSDYTVAAILQNTQSVPITKKVFKEAAFHEQPDSLNAFLSLQPDLDPLAIWDEIWQDVDISAERKYRATRAIYHNADLEVTASKLQSYPYDPEQKNNYGLDDVVMEIVEDDRILPITEETTEIILERCHNKAIKEILEYNPDMLITAKLFQAAERNLIADKESLLSFLAEKRG; the protein is encoded by the coding sequence ATGACCAGCCAGCCTCTCCAACAACCCAACGCTATTTGGAGCGCTGATCTCCCCAGCCGAGAAAGTCCATTGACTGAAGATGACATGCAGCAAATGGCTTCTAATACTGAACATGGACTGGCCATGATCAAGACAGCCTTGGACAGACAGCAGCTGGGCTTCATTGTCTCTGAGAAAGTGATCAAGGCAGCTGCCTCAAATGAGCGTTATGCGGTTGAAATCCTAGAACTACTGATGAAGAATGGAGGCTCAGAAGTTGCAATTACCACGGATATCGTCTGCGCGGCAGCAGGAAACTCGCTTTCTGCTGTGGGATATCTTTTCCAGCTCCCGGGACGATCCTTTCCCACTCTGGAAAACAGTCTGCTAGCAGCAGTCAGCTTTGAAGACAACCGTGCTGCAAAGATGTGTGCGAGCATTGTCAAGCAATTCCCCGAAGCCCAGATCTCAAGTCGGGTTCTTGAAGCGGCGTGCACGAAATTCAAGGTGATGCAGGTGCTTCTGGATCAACCTTGCGATCATCTACCGATTCAAGAAATCATCCGAAAAATAGCAAGAGGCAACTATGATGAAGCACAGGTGGTGCAGCTTCTTCTTGATCGCAAACACTTGGTTGTGGATGAGTGGGCGATGGGAACGCTTGCTGCGAATGGTTCGGCTTTCGAAATTATTATTACATCGCAGCCAGACGCACCGGTTACACACAATGTCCTTCTACAAGCAGCAAGCAACGATGAATCAATGGATATATTGCTGGAAAACCGACTGGATGATGTGGTTATCACGGAGGAGGTTATGATCGTTGCAGCCAAGTCAGATTACACTGTAGCTGCTATTCTCCAAAACACACAATCAGTTCCAATTACCAAGAAGGTTTTCAAAGAGGCTGCATTTCATGAACAGCCTGATTCACTTAATGCCTTCCTTTCATTACAACCTGATCTGGATCCGCTAGCGATATGGGACGAAATTTGGCAGGATGTCGACATCAGTGCAGAGAGAAAATACCGCGCGACAAGGGCTATTTACCATAATGCCGATTTGGAAGTAACAGCTTCCAAGTTGCAAAGCTATCCATATGATCCAGAGCAGAAAAACAACTATGGCCTTGACGATGTGGTTATGGAAATTGTGGAGGATGATCGGATCTTACCCATAACCGAAGAAACGACAGAAATTATTTTGGAGAGATGTCATAATAAAGCTATTAAAGAGATTTTGGAGTACAATCCAGACATGCTGATTACTGCCAAATTGTTTCAAGCGGCGGAGAGGAACCTAATTGCGGATAAAGAGTCTTTGCTATCGTTCCTTGCTGAGAAGAGAGGTTGA